The segment GGCCGAGGCCCGCGAGCTGCGCGCCGCCCGGGGCCGGCAGTAGCCGGCACGAAAAGAGCCTGGGGCTGCTCACCGCCAAGTTCGTGTCGCTGCTGCAGGAGGCCAAGGACGGCGTGCTGGACCTCAAGGCGGCTGCAGATACTTTGGCTGTGAGGCAAAAAAGAAGAATTTATGATATCACCAATGTCTTGGAAGGAATTGACTTAAtcgaaaaaaagtcaaaaaacagtatggaaaggtGTAGATGCTGGCTGTAATACTGAAGAAGTCATAGATAGATTAAGATATCTCAAAGCTGAAATTGAAGATCTAGAACTGAAGGAAAGAGAACTTGATCAGCAGAAGTTGTGGCTACAGCAAAGCATCAAAAATGTGATGGACGACTCCATTAATAATAGATTTTCCTATGTAACTCATGAAGACATCTGTAATTGTTTTAATGGTGATACACTTTTGGCCATTCAAGCACCTTGTGGTACACAACTGGAGGTACCTATTCCAGAAATGGGTCAGAATGGACAAAAGAAATACCAGATCAATCTAAAGAGTCATTCAGGACCTATCCACGTGCTGCTTACAAATAAAGAGTCCAGCTCATCTAAGCCCGTGGTTTTCCCGGTGCCCCCCCCAGACGACCTCGCGCAGCCTCCctctcagccccccaccccagtgcctCCACACAAGCCCAGCTCGGCCGTCCAGAGCCTGCCTGAGCCACCTGTCTCTGAACGAAGCCAGCCTCTCCAGCACACGCCGGCCACAGACTTGTCTTCAGGATCTATTAGTGGAGATATCATTGATGAGTTAATGTCTTCTGATGTGTTTCCGCTCTTACGGCTTTCTCCGACCCCAGCAGATGACTACAACTTTAATTTAGATGATAATGAAGGCGTTTGTGATCTGTTTGATGTTCAGATACTAAATTATTAGATTCCATGGAAACTTGGGACTGTTATCTACCTCTAACTGTGTAACATTTTAGACTTCTTAATAAcctaagtatttaaaataatgaatgtaacacctttttagttcactgattctgaaATGTTCTTCCctaatactttatttttgcttcacAAAACTTCAACCATAAAAACAAAGGATTCTGACTGTTTCAGGAGAAAAAATGATTTCACATCCACCAACCCTCCACCCTCAAGTAATTACTTTCTGAAATTTCaacttttcttcccattttgaacccttctgttttcttccccttATATGAGAAGAACGTTAAAGTAGACTTCAGGTCATGAGAAACAAGGAAGTTGTCCAAGGGCTTATCACTTGTTCTGTCTTCCACTTGTACTGCCACAAGACTGTCCGTGTTCCTTTGTGTCCTCCAATCCAGAAATTCACTGCCACTTATAAAGTGAAGGGTGTAAACTAGGATATATTAACTGTTTCAGTGAACAGAGTTTGTGAAGTGCCTTCTGTTTTAGCACTTTAAGTTTATCACATTTTGTTGACTTCTGACATTCCACTTTCCTAGGTTATAGGAAAGATCTGTTTatgtagtttgtttttaaaatgtgccaaTGCCTTTACAttaacaagattttttaaataaaattgtataaaagattaaaaaaaataaataacttatacAAGGCACATTATGTGGCAAGACACTTTCATGACCTACAGGCTGAAACTCTCATGTACCCACAACCAATCATGGCTAAAGTTTCATGTTGCTTTAACACGTGTGCATTTTGGTTCAAGCACATACAGGCACAGTTATGGCCGGCACAGTCCAGAAGTCTTCTCACTCATTTCTCACTTTGTTCTGCCTAGACCGCTTGACAGTTCCTGAGCCCGGGGCTGTTCAGTCTCTCTAGTCTATCAGCCAAACTTGCTTGGCCATTCTCCTTGAtctctcccactcccaccccaacaTCCTTTCAGAGATACCTGGAGGCAACCATTAGAGGAATAAATTGACTTTGGGTCATTTGGAGGATAATGCAGTTAAATCTAGAAAGTCTAATCCATTTGGGGAGTTTCCTCATATAACTTTTCCAACGCCAGACAAACTCCTGTCCAAGGGTACAGTTTGGGTAGGTTTCTGTCCTTGTCATCCATAGAACATGATCACATCAATGTTAGCCCCAGAGTGCTCTGCTGTAACTCCAGGTTGGTCTTGGTCCCTAAATCAGTGGTAGACAGTCTGCAGTGGGGGGTTTTAACTATACAAGCCCAGTTCCTGTCCCCGCAATTGCTGATAAAGGAGTCTGAGGCTGGTCCAGCAAAATCTCTATGTGTCAGAGTTGAGATGAAGCACAGGCATCCACTTAATATAAAGAGAAACTTCAAACAATTATAACTGATCGATAATGCAATCCTTTCTGTGAACTCATTGTTACTGGAAGTTTTCCAGCAGAGGCCAAATTTATGAACAGTTACTCCTCTTCCTTCATCATAAAACATAACTATACCCTAAAACTGCTTTCTACATTTCTTCATTAATCGGCACACATGTCCTATGGGACAGATgtcattattattctcattttgcaaatgagagaaGTGAGATGCAGGGAgtgtaaataatttgcctaagaTCAAATAACCagaaaagatgaaggcaggaCTAACTAACCTAATGATTATTCCTGATCTACTCCTCCATGTGGCCTCAAATCTGAAGACGTGCACTGGCCCAGGAAGGTGGCTGACGGCCTAGGCCACTTTTCAGTTTATTCAGAGACCCTTAAGTCTAATTGGAGGTCAGAGAGTGAAGGGCTGGGGTCACCACAACCAGAGACACACTGCTGCAGACTTTCTTTGCTAGACCTTCCTGCTTACCCTCAGGCCCTTCACCTCTTGGACTGACAAAATGATTGCTGTTGTTTATTAAGGGCTTACTTACCATGTGCTTTGCGAACTGGTTTATGTGATGTCACTTAATCATTACAACAATACCAGCAGGAAGGTATTAGATCTACTTCACAGACGTAGAAACTGAGGCTGAACATCTTACCCACAGTCAGAGTAAAGCCATGAATCAAAGTCAAATGTATGCATGTTCAAAGATGACATATCATTGGGGCATCTCCAACCAGAATCATTACCAGATATAAGAGCCTCCAGGATTCCTGGAACTCAAGTGACTGAGGCTACAGCAGGCACAATGTACACTGCTGAGATggaaagcagtgtgtgtgtgtgtgtgtgtgtgtgtgtagtcatgcacacgcacacacaggcacacaattGTACAGGGTACAGGATGTCAGGACACTGGGTTCTGGCCCTGACCACCACTCTACATTTAAGTCCAGAGAGGAATTAAGGCTCTTTGAGGACCTGTTTTTACTCTACAGATGAAGCAGGACTCTGAGATCTTCTAAAAAGCCTTGAAATCAACACCCCTCTTTTCACCCTCCAGTAGCAAGCACACTTTGGCAGCTAAGAATCCCCTCAGGCCACATGCATATCACCAATCCCTCTGTAGGCGGTGGAGCCTCACAGAAAGGGTCTGGGGTCTGCTGTGCTGGCGTGAAGGCCATAGGCTTATAGTCCTGAGATGTTTAAAGGCCTTTCAGAACTCAGAACCATACAGAAATCAAAACCTCAGAAAGGCACTGGGCTTCCCTTTTCCACTTGGTAGTACAGCCTAATCTACAGCATGAAGTGGAAAATTGTGTCCGTTTTTTGTACTTAGAATTGTACGTCGAGTCCTGAAGGGTGGTTTTTGCTGTCCTACTCCCGTGCTTCCTGACCCTGAACGTGGCATCTGTGTTGGTCATCCTCTGGCCACGCCTCCCCCAGGGACAAAACCTTCAGGAGCCAGGTGCGCGGGGAGGGAATGCGTGGTGTCAGGCTTTATGGACAGGCAGCTGTCTTCAGGACTGTTAGTTTGGCACATGGTTTTGGACTCAGACAGACTTTGAGTTTAAATCCTGATTCTGCCCCTGAGTCGCTCTTGGGAAGGTCACTTGCGTCTCTGACCTTTGTTTCCTTTCCTGGAAAATGGGGCACTAATGCCTGCTGTGCAGCCTGGGACCTGGCAAACGCCCAAGGCGGAGGTGGTGTGATTTCAGCAGCACTGAGAGGGACCCTGGGGCCAAAACAAACCCTTCCCCAGCCAGCTTCCTGACATAGTCTGGCCTCTACCCACCTCCTCAGCCTCAACCAGGAAGAAGACTGTCACTCTGCTTTCTTGAATAGCACCGCGCTTTCTCCTCTTGCTCAATATCTGTCCCTGTGGCCCCTCTTTCTAGAACGTTGTTCTCCTCAAAACTCTTCCCCATTCATCGGGTTAACACCTGCCTCCAGGTGTCCTCAGTCATCCAGAAGAGAATCTTTCAGGGCCACCCTGGTTCAGCCATATCCTTGCTGGtgtgattattttattaatgtttatcAGTGAATTATGTTAATTAACTATACAATAAATGTAGGAGAGACAAGCTAATTAAAGAATATAAGTTTCATGAAGGTGATTATTTTATTCAtcggtgcctggcacatactaggCCTCAGTAGccatttattgaaagaatgaatgtataAGAGATACATTCATTTCACTTAAAGAAACATGTCTGCCATAGTGCTAGCACCCCCTGAAAATGTTAAGTTATTCTAAAGACACAAAGTTGGGATAAAACACTTACAGTGAAACAAAGTTAGACAGGTTCCTTCTATGTGGGGCTTCTCAACACCTAATGTGGATTGTGAATTTCCAGGAGGAAGGTCAAAACCCAACAAGCAACCACATTTACCACTTATGCCTCATTGGGAGTGAGTTTAATCAAAACCTgacccagaaaagaaaaaaaaaaccttacctaGAAAGTGAGTAATGGAGGCATAGAGATTATGGGCTCTGAAGGTAAGGAACTCTGCTTATCACCAGCCTGTCCCAAAGCCCCTGGACTCCTGGGAGCAAAATCAAGTCAAGTCTCATATAACTGAATCAGGTGGGCTGTTCACTTCTCACCCACAAATCCCCCAACAGCAGAATCTTGGCCCAGTAAATGTCAACCTGGACCCTAGTTCTCTTTACTACTATTACCAAGAGACGTCTTACATCAGCGATGAAGGGATTTTATCTGTTTGTCATCTTAAATAAAAAGCGATGCTGGCAATGGTGTAAGGTTGATGTGTCCTAAAGAAACAGACCTGGTCTCtgtctggttttgttttcttttattgcttttgaaATCCAACGTTCCTCTTCTCGTTGCTGGCTACAGGGCAATACTGGTTTTGCTCAAGTGGAATATCTATTTGGAGatgattgaaaaaacaaaactggctaAAAGAAGGGTCAGGCACGACTAGAGATAATTACAATAGAAACAAAAGGCTGACACATAAACCAGATGGGTATCCAAAACTGGGTTGGTTTCCGTGTTTCAAATACTGGCTTCTGAGAAGCTGTGTTTGAATGCGAGCATGGGGCAACGCCTGAGATCTCACAGTGGATGCAGCGTGTAAATGAGGCTACACAGAACGGAGCTGAAATGCTGGCTCTGATCCCTGGTGCTTCCAAGATGTCCCCACAGTATCAGGGAGAGTGTTTACAGATAGCACAAAACTGATAAGTAGGA is part of the Bubalus bubalis isolate 160015118507 breed Murrah chromosome 11, NDDB_SH_1, whole genome shotgun sequence genome and harbors:
- the LOC123464670 gene encoding transcription factor E2F5-like, translated to MDDSINNRFSYVTHEDICNCFNGDTLLAIQAPCGTQLEVPIPEMGQNGQKKYQINLKSHSGPIHVLLTNKESSSSKPVVFPVPPPDDLAQPPSQPPTPVPPHKPSSAVQSLPEPPVSERSQPLQHTPATDLSSGSISGDIIDELMSSDVFPLLRLSPTPADDYNFNLDDNEGVCDLFDVQILNY